The genomic DNA TCTAATAATTAAGAAgcccaaataaataaactttataAAATCATCCACACATTTTTATTAGAATGATTGCTTGTCATTTTGGCAGCATAACTTTTTTTCTTGCCGGTTATTTATGATTGCATTCATGACGCCTTgataccttttttttcttttcttttccttttcttccagAATTGGCCTGCAATCTACTACAAAATATCTGATGGCTCCAGTCTTCCTTTTATAGTCTAGTTATTCAATTGATTACCTTTGATCGTTGTATTGTAGTGTTTGCGGAATCACGAGCATGATCATGTAATCCCATGATCATACAATTTAGAACGGGAATTTCTGTGCTACGATGATGTTAAAATTGCAGCTTTTAGGATCGGTGGTAGGATCATAGAAATCGCGAGTCATATTGCTGCAAAAAATTCCCCAATCTGGGTTTAGTTTTTGGCGAAAGCCgtaattttttaatgttgacTTTAGAGGAAAAAAATCCctgttttaaatttaaaataaaaaaaatactcagttttcttcatctttactTGCCTGATACACACCCTGTTTACGGAAAAACACTTCCCTTCTTCCTCGCCTGCTACTGCCACTTAAACAGCGTCGTTGCTTTGTTTTTCCGGTGGCACAACCTCTGTTTCACTGTTTCCTGCGACTGCCACTAAGCGTGTTTCTCTTAGACACCAAAGTTGCTGTGCTGGTTCCTCTGCATAGACTAATATATGGTTTCTAACTTATGGTTATGAACTTAGTTTAATGTTGTGATTTAGAGGTTATTAATTTCATCTATGATAATTTTTATGCAAGTGTatataacaacatataagtatatttttaCCTTATTAGTACGATCCTCGGGTTACGATCTTTCAAACTTGTGCTGATTCTTGATTTTGAAAACATTGctgcatttttatatttaagtgaATTGAATGGTGCACCTTTGTAATTTGGTTGCATTATATTCATGTCTCCAAATTTTCGATAATAAAATGgaatgttgaaatttgaaaatggaatTTATTATGTGGAGAAAAGGAATTATATTTCTAAGGTAATTTGGTTACATTATATTTGTGTTCcctaatattttgttatatggttctacattttttttccgTGATTTGTACTTTTATCTAGGGTTGTTCATAATTCTGTATGATATCTGATATGATGTTCAGGTTGAAGGTGATGGGAGGTTAGTGCCTGCAACAGATGATGAAGTAATGGAGGTCGAGGATTTTCTTGAATATGAAAACAGTGAAATGCGTGTTGTTGCAGACACTGGACAGAGTATGGAATGCATATCAATCGAAAGATCATCTTCTGGGAAGCTTCGATTGGAGTGCTCGGAAGGTGAATGCTCAATCTTTCAGTTGCTGAAATCGTTACTCATTTAGCATGTGCTGTGCTGGTCACATTAGAGTCAACTATTTTTCCAGGGATTTCTTTGCTGCTTGTTACTATAGTTTTATCTCTGAAAAACCAGGGGTTTGAGTGTTGTTTATGTCCTTCTTTTAGTTGTTTTATGACTAAAATTTGTGTATTGGTGTCTTTTGGGTCAATGTTTTCTGTTTGTGAAGCTGTTGAATGCCTGAAGTTTTGTTTCTCTCACTTATCACTTGAGATTTTTGGTTGATGAACTCGTGATATATGCTTAGttatatggttttgaattttgttaagTTTTAGGAAAATTCCATGTTAGCTAACTTCTTTCTCTTGCTCATATTTTCTCCTATTTTCTTCCAACTAATACCCAGGCGTTTCACAATTAGGCACTGCAGAGGCAGATTTGGGGAAGCTAAATGCAAAGTTTCAGGTGATtggctatttttttttccttatctcATCTCATCTGCTTTTCTTTGCATTTTGATtcctttttgttgtttcttctgcattataaattttaaaatgtgtaTCACGATTCTTTTGAATGCTTGGGAAAAGTTGGTAAAACTAACAAAACTCTGCCTTCTATCAGAGATACATAATAAAGGATTGCTATATATGATATTCCTCTTTATGAAATTATGAAATTTAGATCAATTGAGCCAGAGATGAGcctatttattaataaataaatgacataacTGCATCAGGGgggtcctttaacttaattcaaattttcaaacaagtcctttatcTCTTTTGTGTCATTagtcttttttgtttaaaatagtCAACAATGTTAGACCAAACTTCATTTTTGACAAACTGAGTAATGTTTATCTAATTAAGAATTATAACATTCACTACTTTGTGATGCTATAGTTTGGAAGAACTATGTCAAATATTTGTTACTGGATATAATACATGGTAGTATTGCAACTTTTCCATCTTGGACTCAATAaacatataattataattagtaTCATGGACATGGAGCATGTATTGTTTCCTTGACCCTAGTACATATGCTTGGTTGGGTTTAAAAAAATTTACGAGTCTCTtagattggtttttttttttttttatcctttacaATGTTATGTGTAGTTTTATTTGGAAAGTGATTAATGATCTCATATTTTCTTAATAGCATAAtgtgaatttttctttttcttggttAATGGGTGCATAGTTATGGTTTTTGGGTTGCATGTGTTCATATCCTGACATTGGTAGTATTTTGTTTTCTAGGGTCCTTCTTTACCTCTAAAATTTCTTCTAGTATATTGAACAGATGCTGCAAAAGGTTAAACAGGAAGAGAAACTTCGCTTGTCGTCTCGGTCACCTGTTCATTCTCATGTACAAATAGATAGCCAGTGTTCTGCTGATAAGTTTCCTGTCAGAAATGAGAAGGTTCTGTCTGAAACTCCATTCCAGGAAGCACATTCTATAGCATCAAGTTTAAATTATAGTCTTAGTAATCAATCTGGGAGTATCGATCAGTGTTCTAGACCTTCTGGAGGAGTGATAGAAAGTGGTTCATCTGCTTCTGCTGTCAATTCCGCTTTGAAGCATGATTTTTCCATGACAGACGGAGAAATATGTTTGGATAAGTTGTCGATCAAAGAACTTCATGAACTGTTTAAGGTCACTTTTGGTCGGGAAACTACTGTGAAAGACAAACAGTGGTTGAGGAGGAGGATTGCTATGAGTTTAACTAACTCATGCGATGTTTCAGCAACAACATTCACTGTTAAAGATAACAAAATAACTAGAAAATGTGAAGAAGAATGTTCTAGAAATGTGAATGCTGCAGCTGTAATCTCTGTGGAAAATATGGCTGTGCAAAGGGATATCAAGTATAATGATTCAAATGCCGTGGGTGGTTGCGAAGTTGATAATAAccaagttgcttctgaaacaaGACTGGAAAATCTTAATATTGAACATGAATTAGAAGATGAGGATCAGCTGAGAGAACAAAGAGCTGCGAAAAGAATGCGTAAGCCCACTAAGCGATATATTGAAGAGCTCTCTGAAAATGAATCTAGAGAGCAAATTCCTAGGTCGTCAAGTTCTAATAAAAGTACGGGACACATGCAGGCTTCTCCAACATCTTATGCTGGGCCTGCTAGGAATGCTTATCCAGAGACAAGAACATTTACCACCAGGTTAGACTCTCTTGGAGGTTCTGGTTTCCAAATTCCTTGTGTTACTCGGGTGCGAAGAAGTCGTCCACGGAAAAATATCACTTCTCTTATGGTAAGTAATGCCTTTTCTTGCTTAAATATATGAATGTaacacttttatatttttatccttGCCCTATTGGTGCTTGATGCAAGCTGTTGAAATTACAGAAGTTTAGGTAGAGATGGAGGAAAAGAGCAAACTGATACTGCataatagaataaaaatatttaggtttaaatatgcctttagtccttgcactttcatcagattttggcattggtccctacacttttttttgtttgaaattggtccctgcactttgtaaaaatattggtattggtccctctattaactttctttttaaaaaaaaaaaacacaaaactattggtattggtccctgcactttgtaaaaatattgatattggtgccacgtggcgtgaaatgattgggccacgtggcactccattggttgtgttttttttttaacagaaagttaacagagggaccaataccaatatttttacaaagttcagggaccaatgccaaacaaaaaaaagtgcagggaccaatgccaaaatctgatgaaagtgcagggaccaatgacacatttaaaccaaaTATTTATAGTATATGGTGTGTAATGATGTGTTTCAAAATACAAAGCACTAATCTCTATTTGTGTTAGTACAACACTCCTCTTCCATGACACCTAAAAACCATTTTAAGAGATCGTCTAAAATGTTCTTAATTATTCTAAGTTATAATTGACATTATAAGATATTCCAACACTAGACGATCTTGATGTTTTATGAGATAAACTCAATTAGAAAGTTAGGGCatatttgtttgtctttttgCGAGTTAGTTACATACGACCTTTGACGCTTTTCTCTGGTTATTTGAAGGCTAAATCTAATGCTTCCTATTGATGTTGTCTTTAGGCCTTGCCATGTTTGATTGCATGACTAGGAAATGCATTGGTTTATTCCTGTTGTGTCTTTCCAGAAGTCTCTTGAATGTTCCAGAAATAACTGATATATGATAGTCCTGgcaattgtttttattttcttacaaaCAGAAATAATGATTTTGTTTCAGAAATTCCATCCAACTGGCACAGGCGAGGCTGCAAAGTTAGGCAATAAAGTCGTTAGCAATCATGGTTCTGATGCTGATAGTGAAATTGAGGACAAATTCATAAAGCCAAGTTCAATGCATGTGAAGGTTCATCAGACGGTAAGACCAACTACGCATTTGCTAGTGATAGAATgtataaggttttttttttttttttttttgcgatgAAAGAACGCATGTATGTTTGTCTTTGTGGAAGAAGAAATTCATTAAGATAAAAAGGATGAATATTATTACAAAGGCTAaaacaaagtacaattgtaggattataatttataacaatGTCTATGTGGTTACAGTGTTAAATAACTCTTAACCTGCCACAGGAATTTGGAAAATATCACATCACCTTTGAGCGATTGCATTAGGAATTGATTTGTTCAACTCTTTTTTACTTGTTTAAGATGTCGTTGGCTTCTAATATGATGTGTAATTTGCTTCTGTATATTTCCTTTATTAAAAACACGAACTCAATGTGGTGGGTAACAG from Medicago truncatula cultivar Jemalong A17 chromosome 8, MtrunA17r5.0-ANR, whole genome shotgun sequence includes the following:
- the LOC11429459 gene encoding uncharacterized protein isoform X1, producing the protein METVVEIEDYDDGKLGDSGIDRSSHALSSPKRISNPVVYKLVRVEGDGRLVPATDDEVMEVEDFLEYENSEMRVVADTGQSMECISIERSSSGKLRLECSEGVSQLGTAEADLGKLNAKFQYIEQMLQKVKQEEKLRLSSRSPVHSHVQIDSQCSADKFPVRNEKVLSETPFQEAHSIASSLNYSLSNQSGSIDQCSRPSGGVIESGSSASAVNSALKHDFSMTDGEICLDKLSIKELHELFKVTFGRETTVKDKQWLRRRIAMSLTNSCDVSATTFTVKDNKITRKCEEECSRNVNAAAVISVENMAVQRDIKYNDSNAVGGCEVDNNQVASETRLENLNIEHELEDEDQLREQRAAKRMRKPTKRYIEELSENESREQIPRSSSSNKSTGHMQASPTSYAGPARNAYPETRTFTTRLDSLGGSGFQIPCVTRVRRSRPRKNITSLMKFHPTGTGEAAKLGNKVVSNHGSDADSEIEDKFIKPSSMHVKVHQTSTSESTKEKKQYPVMIGTTDPRQELRPKKIDSSSHATEGNIPTAKGGMRRKHHRAWTLVEVLKLVDGVSRCGPGRWSEIKRLSFSSYSHRTSVDLKDKWRNLLKASFAPTSADEGMNSRKHGSAPIPEPILVRVRELAEINSQVPSNSSSSKFTANGATNGARSMHGDRVGYL
- the LOC11429459 gene encoding uncharacterized protein isoform X2 encodes the protein METVVEIEDYDDGKLGDSGIDRSSHALSSPKRISNPVVYKLVRVEGDGRLVPATDDEVMEVEDFLEYENSEMRVVADTGQSMECISIERSSSGKLRLECSEGVSQLGTAEADLGKLNAKFQMLQKVKQEEKLRLSSRSPVHSHVQIDSQCSADKFPVRNEKVLSETPFQEAHSIASSLNYSLSNQSGSIDQCSRPSGGVIESGSSASAVNSALKHDFSMTDGEICLDKLSIKELHELFKVTFGRETTVKDKQWLRRRIAMSLTNSCDVSATTFTVKDNKITRKCEEECSRNVNAAAVISVENMAVQRDIKYNDSNAVGGCEVDNNQVASETRLENLNIEHELEDEDQLREQRAAKRMRKPTKRYIEELSENESREQIPRSSSSNKSTGHMQASPTSYAGPARNAYPETRTFTTRLDSLGGSGFQIPCVTRVRRSRPRKNITSLMKFHPTGTGEAAKLGNKVVSNHGSDADSEIEDKFIKPSSMHVKVHQTSTSESTKEKKQYPVMIGTTDPRQELRPKKIDSSSHATEGNIPTAKGGMRRKHHRAWTLVEVLKLVDGVSRCGPGRWSEIKRLSFSSYSHRTSVDLKDKWRNLLKASFAPTSADEGMNSRKHGSAPIPEPILVRVRELAEINSQVPSNSSSSKFTANGATNGARSMHGDRVGYL
- the LOC11429459 gene encoding uncharacterized protein isoform X3; the protein is METVVEIEDYDDGKLGDSGIDRSSHALSSPKRISNPVVYKLVRVEGDGRLVPATDDEVMEVEDFLEYENSEMRVVADTGQSMECISIERSSSGKLRLECSEGTAEADLGKLNAKFQYIEQMLQKVKQEEKLRLSSRSPVHSHVQIDSQCSADKFPVRNEKVLSETPFQEAHSIASSLNYSLSNQSGSIDQCSRPSGGVIESGSSASAVNSALKHDFSMTDGEICLDKLSIKELHELFKVTFGRETTVKDKQWLRRRIAMSLTNSCDVSATTFTVKDNKITRKCEEECSRNVNAAAVISVENMAVQRDIKYNDSNAVGGCEVDNNQVASETRLENLNIEHELEDEDQLREQRAAKRMRKPTKRYIEELSENESREQIPRSSSSNKSTGHMQASPTSYAGPARNAYPETRTFTTRLDSLGGSGFQIPCVTRVRRSRPRKNITSLMKFHPTGTGEAAKLGNKVVSNHGSDADSEIEDKFIKPSSMHVKVHQTSTSESTKEKKQYPVMIGTTDPRQELRPKKIDSSSHATEGNIPTAKGGMRRKHHRAWTLVEVLKLVDGVSRCGPGRWSEIKRLSFSSYSHRTSVDLKDKWRNLLKASFAPTSADEGMNSRKHGSAPIPEPILVRVRELAEINSQVPSNSSSSKFTANGATNGARSMHGDRVGYL
- the LOC11429459 gene encoding uncharacterized protein isoform X4, translated to METVVEIEDYDDGKLGDSGIDRSSHALSSPKRISNPVVYKLVRVEGDGRLVPATDDEVMEVEDFLEYENSEMRVVADTGQSMECISIERSSSGKLRLECSEGTAEADLGKLNAKFQMLQKVKQEEKLRLSSRSPVHSHVQIDSQCSADKFPVRNEKVLSETPFQEAHSIASSLNYSLSNQSGSIDQCSRPSGGVIESGSSASAVNSALKHDFSMTDGEICLDKLSIKELHELFKVTFGRETTVKDKQWLRRRIAMSLTNSCDVSATTFTVKDNKITRKCEEECSRNVNAAAVISVENMAVQRDIKYNDSNAVGGCEVDNNQVASETRLENLNIEHELEDEDQLREQRAAKRMRKPTKRYIEELSENESREQIPRSSSSNKSTGHMQASPTSYAGPARNAYPETRTFTTRLDSLGGSGFQIPCVTRVRRSRPRKNITSLMKFHPTGTGEAAKLGNKVVSNHGSDADSEIEDKFIKPSSMHVKVHQTSTSESTKEKKQYPVMIGTTDPRQELRPKKIDSSSHATEGNIPTAKGGMRRKHHRAWTLVEVLKLVDGVSRCGPGRWSEIKRLSFSSYSHRTSVDLKDKWRNLLKASFAPTSADEGMNSRKHGSAPIPEPILVRVRELAEINSQVPSNSSSSKFTANGATNGARSMHGDRVGYL